One stretch of Thermoproteales archaeon DNA includes these proteins:
- a CDS encoding tRNA uridine(34) 5-carboxymethylaminomethyl modification radical SAM/GNAT enzyme Elp3: protein MDKVLVSGVKKPVRMISGVTVVAVMSKPFPCPHGRCMYCPGGVDIGTPQSYLEDSPAVMRALQYNFDPYDQVRGRLLQYVAMGHKPSKIELIVMGGTFPAMPRDYQEWFIANALEAMNRFPRKKLKEPTLEKAQFKNEKAGIRCIGLTLETRPDWSKEKHVDWFLHLGATRIELGVQTVYDDILLKIDRGHTVKDSVEATRILKDAGYKVVYHLMPGLPGSDPDRDFEMFKEVFENSQYRPDMLKIYPTLVIPGTKLYEKWREGCYRSYSIDVWIELLAKIKSIIPKYVRIMRIQRDLPLHHIVDGPRIGNLRQVVQEYMKKRGMRCKCIRCREVGHYMLKIDAKHRGKLRLEKIVYEASGGTEVFLSYVDDLDLIYGLLRLRIPSEHAHRWEVNDKTAIIRELHVYGPQVPVGEFYQYSWQHKGLGKNLMLEAERIAVEEFDKRKILVISGIGVREYYRKLGYRRHKNSFYMVKYI from the coding sequence ATGGATAAAGTCTTGGTTAGTGGCGTTAAAAAGCCTGTAAGAATGATTTCAGGCGTTACTGTAGTAGCGGTAATGTCTAAACCCTTTCCCTGCCCCCATGGACGATGCATGTATTGTCCAGGAGGAGTAGATATTGGAACTCCCCAAAGCTATCTGGAAGACTCTCCAGCTGTAATGAGAGCGCTACAATACAATTTCGACCCATACGATCAGGTTAGGGGCCGTTTACTACAATACGTGGCTATGGGTCATAAACCTTCAAAGATAGAATTGATAGTTATGGGAGGCACTTTTCCAGCAATGCCTAGAGATTACCAGGAATGGTTTATAGCAAACGCTCTAGAGGCTATGAACAGGTTTCCTCGGAAGAAACTTAAAGAGCCTACGCTTGAAAAAGCCCAGTTTAAAAATGAAAAAGCTGGTATAAGATGTATAGGATTAACTCTCGAAACTAGACCGGACTGGTCTAAAGAAAAACATGTAGATTGGTTCCTCCATTTGGGAGCTACTAGGATCGAGCTTGGAGTTCAAACGGTATACGATGACATACTGCTAAAGATAGATCGAGGACATACTGTAAAAGATTCTGTAGAAGCTACTCGAATACTGAAAGATGCAGGCTATAAAGTGGTTTATCATCTTATGCCCGGCCTTCCAGGCTCTGACCCTGACAGAGACTTTGAAATGTTTAAGGAAGTTTTTGAAAACTCTCAATACAGGCCGGATATGCTGAAAATATATCCTACATTAGTAATACCTGGAACAAAACTCTACGAGAAATGGAGAGAGGGCTGTTACAGGTCATACAGCATTGACGTCTGGATCGAGCTTTTAGCCAAGATAAAGTCGATTATTCCAAAGTATGTTAGAATTATGAGAATACAGAGAGATTTGCCTCTCCACCACATAGTGGACGGGCCGAGAATTGGCAATCTAAGACAAGTAGTTCAGGAATACATGAAGAAAAGGGGCATGAGATGTAAGTGTATTAGATGCCGGGAAGTTGGACATTATATGCTGAAGATAGATGCCAAGCATAGGGGCAAGCTGAGATTGGAAAAAATCGTTTATGAAGCAAGCGGCGGAACCGAAGTGTTTCTATCATATGTTGATGATTTAGATTTGATTTATGGACTTTTAAGACTCCGCATTCCCTCAGAGCATGCTCACAGATGGGAAGTAAACGATAAGACTGCTATAATTAGAGAATTGCACGTATACGGTCCCCAAGTTCCAGTTGGAGAATTTTACCAGTACTCGTGGCAGCATAAAGGTCTCGGGAAAAATCTAATGTTAGAAGCTGAGAGGATAGCTGTTGAAGAGTTCGACAAAAGGAAAATATTGGTTATCTCGGGTATTGGAGTTAGGGAATACTATAGAAAGCTTGGATATAGACGCCACAAAAACTCCTTCTATATGGTAAAGTATATATGA
- a CDS encoding V-type ATP synthase subunit F: MQIVIIGEKETVTTFATLGVRGVIVNSADEMYKELLENAKKEDIGLILLSEAFSRKIRDKINNFRLKNPIPIVLEVPSRLTKEKVYFDYKDIVKKSMGVKI, encoded by the coding sequence TTGCAAATAGTAATTATAGGAGAAAAAGAAACAGTTACAACGTTTGCCACGCTGGGAGTACGCGGTGTTATAGTTAATAGCGCTGATGAAATGTATAAGGAGCTTCTGGAAAACGCTAAGAAAGAAGATATAGGTTTAATTTTGTTAAGTGAAGCATTCTCTAGGAAAATACGAGATAAGATAAACAACTTCCGCTTAAAAAATCCAATACCGATAGTTTTGGAAGTTCCTTCCAGGCTTACAAAAGAGAAGGTGTATTTTGATTATAAAGACATTGTTAAAAAATCTATGGGTGTGAAAATATAG
- a CDS encoding V-type ATPase subunit, producing MMFLSFNSRILYLLPKAFYTRGTLLEPDYIKRLCSLKTLTAFVDELLKTEYEKYLREIDRVSGPEIVEYSLNTRLIDYELLILKSIKGSLQEFIKKYFARHLYSLLGYIIRLKYTRQPVTREELAKKFDLRIEKFFEKRDIIDSLIAAKDFNESLKILKLKGYENEVATIEKLQKLGFTGIYVVDLALDEGFYSRLLTCFETLNRGQRLILKPIMRTFIEHYNVMLILRSILWKLPEELIRELLLYSSKLHSRLIIPKQKYALTLYLNAIRDILGKDITLGTITPEVIKEIDFTFHKQIKKNAEHLYLEKLFSIAPIYASILLLEIEVLNLTKIAYGIWRKIEPQNIIETLIL from the coding sequence ATGATGTTTTTGTCCTTTAATTCTAGGATACTTTATTTACTACCCAAAGCTTTTTACACGCGAGGTACCTTACTAGAGCCTGATTACATAAAAAGACTTTGCAGCTTAAAAACGCTCACAGCATTCGTGGATGAACTCCTAAAAACAGAATATGAAAAATATCTAAGAGAAATAGATCGTGTATCCGGCCCCGAAATCGTCGAGTATAGCCTGAATACTCGTTTAATAGATTACGAACTTTTAATATTGAAAAGTATTAAGGGCTCATTGCAAGAATTTATTAAAAAATATTTTGCAAGACACTTGTATAGCCTTCTAGGCTACATTATCCGCTTAAAATACACGCGTCAGCCGGTTACAAGAGAAGAGCTTGCCAAAAAATTCGATTTACGAATAGAAAAATTCTTCGAAAAAAGAGATATAATTGATTCTTTAATAGCCGCTAAAGATTTCAATGAATCTTTAAAAATTTTAAAATTAAAAGGATACGAAAATGAGGTCGCCACTATAGAAAAGCTTCAAAAGCTAGGGTTTACCGGAATATACGTTGTTGATCTAGCATTAGATGAAGGTTTCTATAGTAGACTTTTAACTTGTTTCGAGACTCTAAATAGAGGACAAAGATTGATACTGAAGCCTATAATGAGAACCTTTATCGAGCACTACAATGTCATGCTCATTCTACGTAGTATCCTATGGAAGCTTCCCGAAGAGCTAATAAGAGAATTGTTACTGTATAGCAGTAAGTTACATAGTAGATTAATTATTCCAAAGCAAAAATACGCTCTAACATTATACTTAAACGCTATTAGAGATATTTTAGGAAAAGATATTACGCTTGGAACTATAACTCCAGAAGTGATAAAGGAAATTGATTTTACTTTCCACAAACAAATAAAGAAAAACGCTGAACATTTATACCTGGAAAAATTGTTTAGCATAGCACCCATCTACGCTTCGATACTACTTCTCGAAATAGAAGTATTAAATCTAACTAAAATAGCCTATGGTATATGGAGGAAGATAGAGCCGCAAAATATTATAGAAACTCTAATTCTATAA
- a CDS encoding ATPase yields the protein MKLGIDKKWGLFAVFVVALFVALFATTSFASGLFASQLNNLSAEEEVSIGDRAFAMLGIGIAFGCAALGAGIGIYGAGSAGASAMAERPEISTIVIIITALAEAIAIYGIVVVILMLSKI from the coding sequence ATGAAATTGGGCATAGATAAAAAGTGGGGGCTGTTTGCTGTTTTTGTTGTAGCACTTTTCGTAGCGCTTTTTGCAACTACGTCATTCGCCTCAGGACTTTTCGCTTCACAATTAAATAATCTTAGCGCTGAAGAAGAAGTAAGTATAGGTGATAGAGCCTTTGCGATGCTTGGTATTGGTATTGCTTTCGGATGTGCAGCTTTAGGAGCTGGAATTGGTATTTATGGCGCTGGAAGCGCTGGTGCAAGCGCGATGGCCGAGCGGCCTGAAATATCTACGATAGTTATTATCATCACAGCTTTAGCAGAAGCTATTGCTATATATGGTATAGTAGTCGTAATTTTGATGTTGTCGAAGATTTAG
- a CDS encoding V-type ATP synthase subunit A, producing the protein MSVKGKIVWISGPVVKAEGMAKSQMYEMVEVGSEGLIGEIIRLEGNLAYIQVYEDTTGLKPGETVIGTGKPLSVELGPGLLASIYDGIQRPLSVIASKIGPFIKRGVKIDAIPKDKKWHFRPIIKKGEKVGSGDVIGVVKETELIEHKIMVPPRQEPGRVKEIAPEGDYTVIEPIAFLEIDGVEKPLTMMQYWPVRFPRPSCRRVHSKIPLITGTRIIDVLFPIVKGGTACIPGGFGTGKTVMLHQIASWSDANVVIYVGCGERGNEMTEILIKFPKLKDPYSGKPLLYRTIMIANTSNMPVAAREASIYTGITMAEYYRDMGYDVLLVADSTSRWAEALREVSGRLEEMPAEEGYPSYLASKIAEFYERAGRVECLGRPNRYGSVTVIGAVSPPGGDFTEPVTTHTLRFTKVFWGLDTALAYSRHYPAINWIISYSAYIDDVEDWWKKTDPDWREYREKALSILHKEDELKEIVRLLGPEALPPHEKLILLIARMLREGYLQQDAFNPVDSYSISLKQIKLLKLIMTFHEVAEKLLEEGIPFENIGSLRLVFDIIRLKERVTNEEIHIIDEWIKRVENLPLELKAKAMV; encoded by the coding sequence ATGTCAGTAAAAGGTAAGATTGTTTGGATAAGCGGACCCGTTGTAAAAGCTGAGGGAATGGCAAAATCTCAAATGTATGAAATGGTTGAGGTTGGTTCTGAAGGCTTAATTGGGGAGATTATAAGACTCGAAGGAAACCTCGCATACATCCAGGTTTATGAGGATACTACAGGATTAAAACCTGGAGAAACAGTAATCGGAACTGGCAAGCCTCTCTCTGTCGAACTAGGACCTGGCTTGTTAGCAAGCATTTACGATGGTATTCAGAGACCCTTAAGCGTCATCGCGAGCAAAATAGGACCGTTTATTAAAAGAGGAGTAAAAATAGACGCGATACCTAAAGACAAGAAGTGGCATTTCAGGCCAATTATTAAAAAAGGAGAGAAGGTAGGGTCTGGAGACGTTATAGGCGTTGTAAAGGAAACGGAGCTGATAGAGCATAAAATTATGGTTCCACCTAGACAAGAGCCTGGCAGAGTAAAAGAGATCGCACCTGAAGGCGATTATACCGTAATTGAGCCTATAGCTTTTCTAGAAATTGATGGTGTTGAAAAACCGCTAACCATGATGCAATATTGGCCTGTTAGATTTCCAAGACCTTCATGTAGGAGAGTACATTCTAAAATTCCATTAATTACGGGAACTAGGATTATCGACGTTCTATTCCCTATAGTGAAGGGAGGTACAGCCTGTATTCCTGGAGGCTTCGGCACCGGAAAAACTGTTATGCTGCATCAGATAGCTTCGTGGTCAGATGCTAACGTTGTAATTTACGTAGGTTGTGGAGAGAGAGGAAACGAAATGACTGAAATATTAATAAAGTTTCCAAAGTTAAAAGATCCATACTCCGGAAAACCACTATTGTATCGAACCATAATGATCGCCAACACTTCGAATATGCCCGTAGCCGCTAGAGAAGCCAGCATCTATACAGGCATTACCATGGCGGAATACTACAGGGATATGGGCTACGACGTGTTACTAGTCGCGGATTCCACTAGCAGGTGGGCTGAAGCTTTAAGAGAAGTTTCTGGCAGACTTGAAGAGATGCCGGCTGAGGAAGGATACCCGTCTTATCTAGCTTCGAAAATCGCCGAATTCTATGAACGTGCTGGAAGAGTTGAATGCCTTGGAAGACCGAATAGGTACGGCTCTGTAACCGTGATAGGAGCCGTATCTCCGCCTGGAGGAGATTTTACAGAACCAGTTACAACGCACACTTTGAGGTTTACAAAGGTTTTCTGGGGCTTAGATACCGCCCTAGCATACTCTAGACACTATCCTGCTATAAACTGGATAATAAGCTATTCTGCCTACATAGATGACGTTGAAGATTGGTGGAAGAAAACCGATCCTGACTGGCGAGAATATAGAGAGAAGGCGCTCAGCATACTACACAAAGAAGATGAGCTAAAAGAAATAGTGAGGTTGCTAGGTCCCGAAGCTCTACCTCCTCATGAAAAGTTAATACTGCTTATCGCTAGAATGCTAAGAGAGGGATATTTACAGCAGGATGCTTTCAACCCTGTCGACAGCTATTCTATAAGTTTAAAGCAGATAAAGCTACTTAAGTTAATAATGACGTTCCACGAAGTTGCTGAGAAACTGCTAGAGGAGGGAATCCCATTCGAAAATATCGGCTCGCTAAGGCTTGTTTTCGATATTATAAGATTAAAAGAGCGGGTTACCAACGAGGAAATCCATATTATTGATGAGTGGATTAAACGAGTAGAGAATCTACCACTGGAATTAAAAGCAAAGGCTATGGTGTGA
- a CDS encoding V-type ATP synthase subunit B: MSVGEIEYSLIREIKGPLLIVEKTRRIGYGELVEVYGPDGKPRMGQVIEVSTDYAVVQVFEGTSGLPIKGTVVKTLGRTLQVPVSIDMLGRIFNGRGQPIDGLPEIVPEDFMDVNGIPINPYMRDYPTDFIQTGISVIDGMNTLVRGQKLPIFSGAGLPHNKIAAQVARQAKILGKEEEFAVIFAAIGVKFEDAVFFRESLEKSGALSRSIMFLNLAQDPTIERIITPRLALTAAEYLAFYHDMHVLVILTNMTNYCEALRELSAAREEVPGRKGYPGYMYTDLATIYERAGRIKGKKGSITQMPILTMPGDDITHPIPDLTGYITEGQIVLSRDLHAKGIYPPVNVLDSLSRLMKDGIGPGKTREDHARVSSQLYASYARAQDVRALALIIGEENLSEIDRKYLKFADAFERKFLNQGEYEERLIKQTLDLAWEVLSVLPEEELTRIPKEMYEKYMPKVLKKVES; encoded by the coding sequence ATGTCCGTGGGAGAGATAGAATATTCATTAATAAGAGAAATAAAAGGACCTCTTTTAATTGTTGAAAAAACACGCCGCATAGGCTACGGTGAACTAGTAGAAGTCTACGGTCCGGATGGAAAACCTAGAATGGGGCAAGTAATTGAAGTTTCAACAGACTATGCCGTAGTTCAAGTTTTTGAAGGCACCTCTGGCCTGCCCATAAAAGGCACAGTCGTTAAAACTCTCGGTAGAACACTACAGGTTCCAGTATCGATCGATATGCTAGGCAGAATCTTCAACGGCAGAGGCCAACCTATAGATGGCTTACCTGAAATTGTACCGGAAGATTTCATGGACGTAAACGGAATACCGATAAACCCTTACATGAGAGATTATCCTACAGATTTTATCCAAACTGGAATTTCAGTTATAGATGGCATGAACACGCTAGTTAGAGGACAGAAACTACCCATATTCTCAGGCGCAGGCCTACCTCATAACAAAATAGCCGCGCAAGTGGCTAGACAAGCGAAAATTCTAGGTAAGGAAGAAGAATTCGCTGTCATATTTGCCGCTATCGGAGTAAAATTTGAAGATGCCGTCTTTTTCAGGGAAAGCCTTGAAAAAAGCGGTGCTCTGTCTAGATCGATAATGTTTCTAAATCTGGCGCAAGACCCTACAATAGAGCGTATAATCACGCCCAGGTTGGCGCTAACAGCCGCGGAATATCTAGCTTTCTATCATGACATGCACGTGCTAGTCATATTGACTAATATGACCAACTACTGCGAAGCTTTAAGAGAGCTAAGCGCCGCTAGAGAAGAAGTACCAGGAAGGAAAGGCTATCCGGGATACATGTACACAGACCTGGCGACGATTTACGAAAGAGCTGGTAGAATAAAGGGTAAAAAGGGAAGTATAACTCAAATGCCCATCCTAACAATGCCAGGCGACGACATTACGCATCCAATACCAGACCTTACTGGCTACATTACAGAAGGCCAGATTGTCCTCAGTAGAGATCTTCATGCAAAAGGTATTTATCCGCCAGTTAACGTACTAGATAGTTTATCACGATTAATGAAAGATGGTATCGGCCCTGGAAAGACGAGAGAGGATCACGCAAGAGTATCAAGCCAGTTATACGCCTCGTATGCCAGAGCTCAAGATGTGCGAGCATTAGCCCTAATTATAGGAGAAGAGAACTTATCGGAGATTGATAGAAAATATTTGAAGTTTGCTGACGCTTTTGAGAGAAAGTTTCTGAACCAGGGCGAATACGAAGAGCGCTTGATAAAGCAAACATTAGATTTAGCCTGGGAAGTGCTTTCGGTACTGCCGGAAGAAGAATTGACTAGAATACCCAAGGAGATGTATGAAAAATACATGCCAAAGGTGTTGAAGAAAGTTGAGTCGTAG
- a CDS encoding translation initiation factor IF-2 subunit beta — MRDLTPEKLTYTDYDLLLERAYKQLPKGPVVIKERLSLPKPEVMVSGKRTFILNFNQICDIIDRQPQLVLRYLLKELGARGIIQENMAVIQGEFSRKAIEVILNRFFTNYVVCPACKSPDTKLVKEKKFMFLICGACGAKSPVRPF, encoded by the coding sequence GTGCGCGATTTGACTCCTGAAAAGCTGACGTATACGGACTATGACTTGCTATTAGAAAGAGCGTATAAGCAACTACCTAAGGGACCCGTGGTTATAAAAGAAAGATTGTCATTGCCGAAACCTGAAGTTATGGTCTCTGGCAAGCGAACGTTTATACTAAACTTTAACCAAATATGCGATATAATTGACAGGCAACCACAGCTCGTCCTTAGGTATCTTCTGAAAGAGCTAGGAGCCAGAGGAATAATACAAGAAAACATGGCTGTTATTCAGGGAGAATTCTCGCGTAAAGCAATCGAAGTTATATTAAATAGGTTCTTCACGAACTATGTGGTATGCCCAGCTTGCAAAAGCCCAGACACAAAACTGGTCAAAGAGAAGAAATTCATGTTTCTGATCTGCGGCGCATGCGGCGCTAAAAGCCCGGTTCGCCCATTCTAA
- a CDS encoding 50S ribosome-binding GTPase, with the protein MTLRKSFSTVTRRMVIAPSSYEEIFEVAVRKSQKIAATSLYRNLGYHKKVEIRRIESANRYVVKRLKDIALTTPFLKELHPFYKELLSVLIDIDSLKKSVSRIYRASSIVNKISRECIRKIRQTKDHNSIIKHRRSYFGRLKSILKKLDKDFKVVRKAQLDMLKLPDVRPEIFTVVVAGPPNVGKSSLIRAITKAKPEVREYPFTTKSLTVGHIKVNSTIVQVLDTPGLLDRPLSERNKIELQAILALKHLADLIIFMFDPTETCGFPLSYQKNVLSEVLNSFRNVPFIYVANKVDVASKNHIQRIQEIIGRDFSSNIVLISAKERINLEEVLKLIEKHVKEKEQHQSSRYHY; encoded by the coding sequence ATGACTTTGCGTAAGAGCTTTTCAACAGTCACGCGTAGAATGGTAATTGCGCCCAGCAGTTATGAGGAAATTTTTGAAGTTGCTGTAAGAAAATCGCAAAAAATAGCCGCTACATCTCTCTACCGCAATTTAGGCTATCATAAAAAAGTTGAAATAAGAAGGATTGAAAGCGCAAATAGGTATGTTGTTAAAAGATTGAAAGATATTGCCTTGACAACTCCATTTCTGAAAGAGCTTCACCCGTTTTATAAAGAACTGTTAAGCGTTTTGATCGACATCGACTCTTTAAAGAAAAGCGTAAGCAGAATATACAGAGCCTCTTCTATAGTAAACAAGATATCGCGGGAATGTATTAGAAAAATTAGACAGACAAAAGATCATAATTCAATAATAAAGCATAGACGCTCATACTTTGGCAGGCTAAAATCTATTCTGAAAAAACTTGACAAAGATTTTAAAGTGGTCAGGAAAGCTCAGCTCGATATGCTTAAACTGCCCGACGTAAGACCGGAAATATTCACTGTTGTCGTAGCCGGACCCCCCAACGTTGGTAAATCTTCTCTTATCCGGGCAATTACAAAAGCTAAGCCGGAAGTACGCGAGTATCCCTTTACAACGAAATCGTTAACCGTTGGGCATATTAAAGTAAACTCTACAATAGTGCAAGTTTTGGATACGCCTGGATTGCTTGACAGGCCTTTATCTGAAAGAAACAAGATAGAACTACAGGCTATCCTCGCGTTAAAGCATTTAGCAGATTTGATAATTTTCATGTTTGATCCAACTGAAACTTGCGGGTTTCCGTTAAGTTATCAAAAAAATGTTCTTTCGGAGGTTTTAAACAGTTTTAGGAACGTTCCCTTCATCTATGTAGCGAATAAAGTTGACGTAGCTTCTAAGAACCACATTCAGCGAATACAAGAGATTATAGGCCGCGATTTCAGCAGCAACATCGTTCTAATCTCAGCTAAGGAAAGGATAAATCTCGAAGAAGTTCTTAAACTTATAGAAAAACATGTTAAAGAAAAAGAGCAGCATCAATCAAGCCGATATCATTATTAG
- a CDS encoding metallophosphoesterase, giving the protein MKLEITSFGFPIIRLDESESAIIISDAHIGLSKKSKNAKCNLKDLYSFLKALHNNKLDCEKELKQPSLFVLLGDFLDFWQGDINTILCDFYSIAKILLSLNFLKLYIAGNHDRIIGRVILKDIEGKNDFLIMPEMAVLESGGKRFALIHGHQFDSLFIKLRGLWQIESYIYSLAEGFMSLPGRSEWYLAGFSALSGLLLLIYSELLRKIPGFIRPFVYVAPLLLMLPLLIMTIRKIQDELWYLFVLPLSQSLNLQRTKFRHPKEISKKVILDWLKANKDLIGEANGIIFGHTHVPGIAVTNGYVFANSGSWLTEKYKWDISNTFIYVENGEIYLFQYKNGKCLLLEKA; this is encoded by the coding sequence ATGAAGTTAGAGATTACCTCTTTTGGTTTTCCGATAATTAGGCTTGACGAATCAGAGTCTGCTATAATAATATCTGACGCGCATATAGGTTTGTCTAAAAAGAGTAAAAACGCAAAATGTAACTTGAAAGATTTATACTCTTTCTTGAAAGCATTACATAATAACAAATTAGATTGTGAAAAGGAGTTAAAACAACCTTCATTATTTGTGCTGCTTGGAGATTTTCTAGATTTTTGGCAGGGCGATATTAATACGATATTATGCGATTTCTATAGTATCGCGAAAATTCTCTTATCGTTGAATTTTTTAAAACTTTACATTGCGGGAAATCACGATAGAATTATTGGAAGAGTTATACTGAAAGATATAGAAGGGAAAAATGACTTTCTCATTATGCCCGAAATGGCTGTTTTAGAAAGCGGAGGAAAAAGATTCGCCCTCATTCACGGTCATCAATTTGATAGTTTATTCATAAAGCTGAGAGGTTTATGGCAGATAGAATCCTATATCTACTCGCTTGCGGAAGGCTTTATGTCCCTACCCGGAAGAAGCGAATGGTATTTAGCTGGTTTTTCAGCACTTTCAGGATTGCTACTTCTTATTTATAGCGAGCTATTAAGGAAAATCCCTGGTTTCATCAGACCTTTTGTCTACGTAGCGCCATTACTTTTAATGCTGCCGCTACTCATAATGACTATAAGAAAAATTCAAGACGAGCTATGGTATTTGTTTGTTCTACCCTTATCTCAATCCCTTAACCTTCAAAGAACCAAATTTAGACACCCAAAGGAAATATCTAAAAAAGTAATATTGGATTGGCTTAAAGCAAATAAAGATCTGATAGGAGAAGCTAATGGAATTATTTTTGGACATACTCACGTGCCTGGAATAGCTGTAACTAACGGATACGTGTTCGCAAATAGTGGTTCTTGGCTTACAGAAAAATACAAATGGGATATCAGCAATACGTTTATCTATGTTGAAAATGGAGAAATTTACTTGTTCCAATATAAAAATGGTAAATGTTTATTACTCGAGAAAGCATAA
- a CDS encoding V-type ATP synthase subunit D, translating into MSRRITPTKINLIRLRKTLKYSKRIYDILEDKRELLLFEINKHAEKANSIKRQILEKVDEVYMIFDLIEARIGRKILENIAFSSDNKIESTIESLVVAGIKVPVLKIERIEMKPIYGFARTDPLLDEGMLKLKELLSLLVELANIENIIFRLAKEMEKTQKQLNALKYVIIPKLEKNIKVIKNVLEEREREEFVRLKTFKKILEKRKKKKVET; encoded by the coding sequence TTGAGTCGTAGAATTACACCGACAAAAATAAACCTGATAAGACTGAGAAAAACTCTGAAATATTCCAAGCGCATCTATGATATTCTAGAAGATAAACGCGAGCTTTTGCTCTTTGAAATTAACAAACACGCTGAAAAAGCCAACTCTATAAAAAGGCAAATATTGGAAAAAGTAGACGAGGTTTACATGATTTTCGACCTTATAGAGGCTAGAATAGGTAGGAAAATTCTAGAAAATATTGCTTTTTCATCAGATAATAAAATAGAGTCAACTATAGAGTCGTTAGTGGTTGCGGGTATTAAAGTTCCAGTATTGAAAATTGAGCGTATAGAAATGAAGCCAATCTACGGCTTTGCACGAACAGATCCGTTGCTAGATGAGGGCATGTTAAAGCTTAAAGAGCTTCTCAGTCTCCTTGTCGAGCTGGCAAACATTGAAAACATAATTTTCAGGTTAGCAAAAGAGATGGAGAAGACGCAGAAACAGCTTAACGCTTTGAAATACGTTATTATTCCAAAACTTGAAAAAAATATTAAAGTTATAAAAAACGTTTTAGAGGAAAGAGAAAGAGAGGAATTTGTTAGATTGAAAACCTTTAAGAAAATATTGGAAAAAAGAAAGAAGAAAAAAGTTGAAACTTAA
- a CDS encoding class I SAM-dependent methyltransferase translates to MLKKKSSINQADIIIREYVYSVYEEISATYRRGLAWRSIARKLPGVSSHSIILDAGCGSGVHSLDLAGREACVVALDVSHNMLTRLVKQAKKRLLSESIDCLVGDMRFLPFRDYVFSHVIAIASIHHIPFNEERKRAIKEFCRVLKKNGVLLVSVWSLLQPRQFLAALKTWLARRSFEFGDAFVPWLKRGKKLERFYHLFTHNELKNLILSCHNLKILKMYGWTPKKSLFTRNFVVEAVKNG, encoded by the coding sequence ATGTTAAAGAAAAAGAGCAGCATCAATCAAGCCGATATCATTATTAGAGAATACGTCTATTCTGTCTACGAAGAAATTTCTGCCACGTATAGGCGTGGATTAGCGTGGCGTAGTATTGCGAGAAAACTGCCTGGCGTATCTTCCCATTCTATAATCTTAGACGCTGGCTGCGGAAGCGGGGTTCACTCTCTTGATCTGGCTGGGAGAGAGGCTTGCGTCGTAGCTTTGGACGTATCGCATAATATGCTAACTCGATTGGTTAAGCAAGCAAAAAAGCGCCTCTTATCGGAAAGTATTGATTGCCTAGTTGGGGATATGAGATTTCTCCCGTTTAGAGATTATGTTTTCAGTCATGTCATTGCTATCGCTTCAATTCACCACATACCGTTTAACGAGGAGAGAAAGAGAGCTATTAAAGAATTCTGTCGTGTTTTAAAAAAGAATGGGGTATTGCTTGTCAGCGTGTGGAGTTTGCTTCAGCCTAGACAGTTTTTAGCTGCGCTAAAAACGTGGCTAGCACGCAGAAGCTTTGAATTCGGTGATGCCTTTGTTCCTTGGCTTAAGAGAGGAAAGAAACTTGAGCGTTTCTATCACTTGTTTACTCATAATGAGCTAAAGAATTTAATACTATCGTGTCATAATCTTAAAATACTAAAAATGTATGGTTGGACTCCAAAGAAAAGCTTGTTCACCAGGAATTTTGTGGTAGAGGCAGTAAAGAATGGATAA